The segment GTCACAGCACTCAGCAGAGAATATTGGAAAGATTATTGCATCACTGCAGAATCAATCCGAACGTGCTGCTACAGCAATGAATAATGCAACATCTGAAGTTGAAAAAGGGTCAACGGCAATAACTGATACCATCAAATTCTTCCATACGATTGCAACCCAGATAAATCAGATATCAGATCATATGACTGAAGTAGCCAGTCTGTCTGAGGAAGAAGCTGCATCTGTAGAAGAAGTCACAGCCAGTTTCTCTGAAATTAAAACATTGGCAATCGAATCTGCAAAAGAAGCAGAACAATCTGCAGCTGCATCACAAGAAGCATCTTCTGCATTATCACAGGTTTCAACAATCGTAAGTAATTTATCGGTCATTGCATCACGGATAAATGAAGCTACTTTAAAATTAAATGGATAAAATAAAAACACTGCGCCATCAGAAAAGAAATCAGGATGGCCCAGTATCTAGATACAAAGACAATCAACTACATGGAGAATTTAAATCTCCACCTTTTCTAAAAAAAAATCGATAGTAAGAATATATTATTTTTTCATCGGGACTTTTCCATCCCCATCAAGATCTGTCCCGAGAGTTTCTTCTAATTTTGTGATGACATTTTCAAGCAGAGTGCCCATCTCGTCGATCTCTTTTTCAAGTTCAGCCACTCTCTGCTCAAGTGAAGCAGATGCCATCATTTGTCTGGCATTCCGTCTTCTACCCTGGCTTTGTTGATGCATTTCCCAGATTAATCCCATAATATGAATATCTAGTATCAGTGAAAATAAAAGGCTTGTGAATTTATTTTTAAAGTCCGGTTATTATCGAATACAGATCTTTTTCTGGTATTTCTGGTGAATAATTGATCTGAAACGGTACACATTCAGAGATCTTGACTCCTGGTTTTACAGATCTTTCTCAATTTTTTTTATCATCTTCTTGATATCCAGCCAGATAACAAGAACACTCTTCTCCTTACCCCGGGAATCTTTTCTCTTTTTTCTAATGACTCCAATAATATCACGATGACTCTCATGTGATGAATGGGCATCCTGATCGATATCCTCTTTTGTGTATGTTGTAACAGAATGAACATCATCTACCAGGATTCCTATCATCTTTTCACTGACTGTTTTATCAAGCACTATTACTCGTGATCGTTTTTTCCCGGTTGACTCATGAGTAATGTTCATCATGACCCGGAGATCGATAATTGTTGTAATTACCCCCCTGAGATCGATCATACCGGTAATAAAACAAGGAGCATTCGGAATTGGAGTTACTTCCGGTGTTGTTATCACCTCCCTGGTATCAAAGAGATCAACGGCAAATAGCTCATTTCCGATGACAAACTCTACAACCTGTTCTGCCCCATTCATCCGGGAACGAGAGGAGTTGGTTCGAATACTCCTCATCGATGATCCAGGATCTAAATTTTCTGATATTTCTTCGTCAATCAGTAATTTTCCCATAATCACTCCTTACGAGGTGGTAAATTTACTCATTTCTACAGATATTCTTTGGATAGATGCTGATGCTTCAGATATCGCCCGGGTAATCTGATCTATAGATGCTGTAACCTCCTCGGTTGCGGCTGCTGAATCTACAGCTTCTTTAGCAGTCTGCTGTACAAGACCACCGACTTCATGGACACTCGCCGTGATCTCTTCAACAGCTGCAGCCTGTTCTTCAGTGGCTCCTGCCACTTCGGTCATATTATTGTGAACAATATTAATAGCCTGGACAATCTCGTTGAAGACATTGAGAGTGGCACTTACAGCCTCATTTCCGGATTTTACTTCTGAAGCTGAAACCTTCATGGACTCAGAAACTTTTTGAGACTTCTTCTGGAGGTTTCCTATTATTGTTGCAATATTTTCTGCTGATTTCTGTGACTCAAGAGCAAGAGATTTGACTTCATCTGCTACAACTGCAAAACCCATCCCTGCATCTCCAGCCCGGGCTGCTTCGATAGCTGCATTTAGAGCAAGAAGTCCGGTCTGTTCTGCTATTCCGGTAATAACTTCAACAATCTTTCCAATCTCATCCATCTGACTTGTGATATCAGTAATTATAACACTCGTCTCATCAACAGACTGCATAATTCCTTCCATCCCTTTCTCAGCTTTTCCGGCTAACATGACTCCTTTCTCTGAGAGGTCCACGGTCTGTTTCGCCATGGTAGAGGCTTGTTCTGCCTTGGTAGCTACCGAACTTACTGTGTTTGATAGATCATCCATCGCTGTCAGAGTTTGTTTGACTCCGGATCCACTCTTTTCGGCAAGAACACTCACTGAGTTGGAACTCTGTGCAAGCATACTGGAAGTACTTGCGACTTCTTCTGCACTGGCGTTGGTCTCTTCCATCCCGGCACTGAGACTTTCAACTCCATCCTTTACGCCACCGATAGCACTGCTAATCTGAATTCCAATCTTATTGAGTGCCTCTTTGAACTGGATGAAATCTCCTTTAAGCGGAATTTTTTCGCTGATTTCATCAGTGAAATCTCCATCAGCATATGAATTGGAAAGACGCATTGCTTCATTTACCGGATTGATAACCGAATCAAGGGTTGCATTGAATCCTTGCAATACCTCTTTGTATCCCCCCTGGAACCGGTTTGTATCTCCGCGAATTCTGAGATTTCCCTCAATAGCAGCCTGACTGAGCATCTTAGCTTCTGATACCAGACCACGGATAGATTCAACCATGTTTATCATTGCCGGTGAAATCTCGTCATTTTCATCCTTTGGAGTTATCGTCACTGAGAGATCACCAAGGCCAACTTTTTTCATCGAAGATACGATTACATTCTGCAGATCATCAGAAAAAGAGTCCATGACCTTTGTAAGCTCACCGATTTCGTCTTTTCTTTCCAGATTTAACCGGTTTCCTAAATGACCAAGACTCATTTCCTGGATTAAAGAGACTCCTCTTGCAAGCGGAACTGTGATACTTTTGGTAATAAGAAATCCAAGGGTTAGAGCTATTACAATACTCAAAATAATTGCACAAACCATCTGAATTATAATTTCAGCCACAGCCACTTCGCTATCGTCATTGAGTTTTTTTGCTTTTTTCAAATTCTGAGCAATAACATTTTTGAGTGCATCTGATGTTGCCTGCCTACTGGCAGTCAATTCTCCGGTCGAAAGAGATTCTTTTACATCATCAATTTTTCCATCATCTACATTTTTTATACTGTTATTAATTGCATTGTGGTAACTTCCCCATGCCTGAACAATATCATTATATGAATTCTTTTCTTCATCTGTGACCGCAAACTGCTCATACTTCTTTATATCGCTTTCAACAATTGCAGTATTTTCATTTACTGTTTTTAGGGTTTTTTCACGGGCATCATCTATACTCATATATTTGTATACATCGCCCCGGAGTTCCCAGACATGAGCATTGATAGTCTCAATATTATCAGTAGGAATAAGTTGTTCATCATACATTTCGTTTAATCTGGAATCAATCGATACAATTCCCAGGTATCCGACAGTTCCAATGATTATCATTATCAGAACGATAACGATAAATGATCCAATCAATTTTTTTCCAATTTTAATATTATCAAGCCAATCCATAATTTTCTACCATTACATGAAACCAAGATGATCTCATTCCACTCTATCATCCATCTGAATGAATCGAGGGAATCCATACACTGAATAATTAAATAATCAATATTCTCTTTTTTTCAATATCCTGGACATAATGTTCTACAGGCTGTACTCTGGATTATACCCCTTTTCCACTGTACCGGAGGAGGTTTTAATAAACGAGGATAAAAAATCGTTATTGAAAAAAACTGAATATGTATGATAAAAATTTTAAATAACAAAAATGTAACAACAGATACCCTTACACGATTCCCTGACTTATCCATATTTATCAGAAAGGTACACCGTAACGATTTTTCCCAGTTTTTCCGCAATATTCAACTGATAGTTTCTTCCCACTAGCCTAGTACTGCCAAAGCGTACAATTCCCGGGTAAGAAGATGCTAAATCAATAATTCAATATATTAATATCGAATTAGTCAATGAATTTCTATTAGATAAGAAATTCTTTGAGTGAATTCCATTTATATAAGTGCCCGGCGGTGTCGTAGGGGATAAATTCAAATAGAGAAAATCCGGGTGTTACGTTAATGCTAAAAAAATCGTGCCTAACAGTTCTTTGATATTTGATCAAATTAAATGAGTTTTATGAGTTATACTAATTCTATGTTCTTTTATACGAGTTCAATTGGGATAATGTCATGATTTATTAATGGATTTTGAGAAGTCTAATATAAAAAACATTTGATAATAATAAATCCTGCCAGATTTTTTAAAAAAATCTTGCATTATCACTTTGGAAGAGCTATCAAGAGACGATCTGGTATAGATATTGCCACTTAAAATTCATATAACTGCTTTTCAACCATTTAACATATGATTCTTGGTTTTTTTACCTCAAAACTAATATCGTTGTTTTTTTGAGAGAATGATAGTAATTCTGTATGGAAATTTAGTTTTTATCTATCTTCCCGGTGTCTAAAGTAGACATCATTGGAATCTTTAAAAAACTGGAGATTATGCAATGGATGGTATATATGAAAAGATAATCCACGCCCTATCTGGTGAAAGAAAACCGCTTATGATAAAAATTATTGCGGAAAAATGCTGTCTTCATCCTCAGACTGTTGCAAGGAAACTTGAAACACTCGAAGCTCTTGGCAGAGTCAGAAAGATCCAGATGGGTCATGCCAAAAAATATTACCTTGTTGATACGATGCCGATTTCAAATCTCATTGATATAAGTTCCGATTTTATTCTCATCCTCAATACGAATCATACGATACAATACATCAGCAAATCTGCTGAAAAAATCCTGTCCTTACAAAGCCGGAAAATAATTGGAGAACAATTAGAATCATTACATCTGGACATATTTTCAACTCCGCAAGTTCTTTCGGGTCTTCAGAATTTCTCCCGTGAAAAGGTATTCAAAACTGAAATTGAGTATGTAGTTAATGAAACAACATTCTGGTATCAAATCAGTATAATGGCTCTTTCACTAAATATCAATAGCATTTCTATAGCCATCATTGCAAGTGACATTACAACAAAGCGGGAAGCTGAACAGAAATTAAAAGATAGTGAAGCCAGGTATAGACTGATTTCAGAAAATACAACCGATGTTATCTGGCTTTTAGATACCACAACATTCCGGTTACTGTATGTGAGCCCGTCAATATTTGATTTGACCGGGTTTGAAAGTAAAGATTTAACTGGGATTTGTTTAAAGGACATGGTAAATCACCCTCAGGAATTAAAACTACTACAATCCTTTCCCGAGAGGATAGAGAAATTTTTAGCAGGAGATGAATCAGCAAAAGTATGCATGGATGAAAGTGAACTTATCCGGAAAACCGGATCTATTATTCCGGTTGAAATGGTTACCACTCTTCTTATAAATGAGGATGGAACAATAACCCGGATACTCGGAGTCACCAGGGATATCACAGAACGAAAGAGATCAGAAAATGCCTTAAGAAAAACTCATGAACAGGCATTAGTTCTTGGAGAGATTCTGAAGCACTCTTTTCAACCAATTATTGTACTGAATCCTGATTTAAGCATAGACTACTGTAACAGGTCTTTTGAATACCTCATCGGGTATAATATGGAAGAACTTATTGACATGAGCCGGACAAACAGGACCGGATATGAGAAATGGGTTACTATCGCAAGGAACATTGTCCAACAGGTTCATGAAAAAGATCATCCTGTTACATGTGAATATTCAATAAAACGGCCTGATGGAACTGATGTACACCTTGAAATATCTACCCATATGATCTTCAATAAAGAGGGGGATGTTATTCGATATTATGCAATAATTTCAGATATTACAGAGCGTATTCAAACTGATGGGCAGAATAAATCATATCTGGTTGAGCTTAAAGGACTCATACAGGATAGGACATATAGTTTACAGGAAGAGATAAAGGCTCGGATTCTGGCAGAATCTGAATTTCGGATAAATGAAGAACGGTACAAACAGGTAGCAGAGACATCAGGAACCTGGGTGTGGGAGATTGATAAGCACGGTACGTATACCTATTCCAGCGATGTTGGCACCAGGATTATCGGATATTCTCCGGATGAAGTAATCGGCAGAAAATATTATGATTTTTTTCATCCTGAATCAAGGAAAGAACTCATAACAATTCTCCGGTCAGTATCTCTTCGTCATGAATGTATTCGCTTTTTCCAGATAGATCTTGTTCACAAAAACGGTTCAATTATCAGGGTTGAAAGTAATGGTCTTCCGATTTTCAACAATGAAGGAGTTTTTTCAGGGTACCGGGGAACAATGATTGATATCACCGATAATTTTCAGATGGAACATGCTCTCGTTGAAAATAGGAAATATTATCGCTCACTTTTTGAAAATGCACCGGTTCCACTGATTCTTGTGGATGCACAAACACTGACGATACTTGAAGGTAATAAGGCTGCATCGCTCTTTTTTGGATATTCATTGGATGAACTGGTTGGGCAGAAACCACATATTCTTACGATAAAACCCGGTTTAGGTGTTGATAATCTGTACAATCATTTTGAAATGAATCAAAAATCAGAAAATGACGCATATGAGGTTATTTATCTGAAGTCCAATGGAATTCTCTGGACCGGAACTGCATCGCTCAGCTATATTGATGTTTCAGGGAAAAATTGTATTATGTATGCACTTCAGGATTCGGTTAAGTCATAAATTTCATATTTATTCCTTTATCCAGCAATGTTGTAAGGCATATGTTTTAATACCGGACATTATTTTTATATGGAAAAAAAGTATAAAAAATAAAAAATGGGAAATTAAGCAGGAGACAGATGGTTTAATATCCGGTCTGCTTCATCATCGGTCAAAGAGTAATTATAGAATGTTGAATAAAATTCTTTAATTTCTTTAATCATATCGATGTTAGAGAATTTATCCGGGTAAAACATCTTAGCAAGGTATTCCAATAATAGGACTCCTTCACTTGAATAATCCCAGGACATGACTCCATCAGGGTTTGTATAGACTTTCCCTTCTTTAACCGCTTTTATATCCTTCCATTTTGGATCATCCATTATCAGTGAAGTTGAATTTACCCTTCCCATTACTATGATATCCGGATTCCAGGAGATAACCTGTTCAATAGAAACTTTTGGCATCATATCCTGTAACTGATCTGAAACAAGATGACCGCCGGCCATTGAAACAAGCCACGCAGTGTTGGTGTTTTTCCCATGTGTTGTCAGAGCATCAGGACCCCTCACATAGTATACCTTTGGCTTTTCATTTTCCGGGATAGATGAAGTAATATTTAGGATCGGATTTACTTTCTCATCAAAATATGTGTTGAATTTTTTAGCTTTTGCTTTGGCATCAGGTCCTAACACATCTCCGTAGATACTGATATCTTTCTTGAAATTGTCTTTAAACTCATCTATCGACTGTGGCTCTGTTTCCGGAGTTGTTGCAAGAGTCACTACTACCGGAATGCCAGCATCAGTCATTTTTTCTATCGGTTTTGGATAATCACAGAATAAGACAACATCGATACTCTGATTCAGCAACCCTTCGATGCTCGGATCATCTATTGAATCAGAGGGGATATTTTTGATTCCCGGAATAATTTTCGTAGCCCAGGAATTACCTTTGTAAAATGGAGGAACGAGAGCCAACTTATCAATACCACCCAGGAGAAAGACTTTTTCAGGACCAGGTCCGGAAAGGGCTGCCACATGGTGAACAGTTTCTGGAATATCTACTGTTCGCCCAATAAGATCTGTAATTGTAACAGTTTTATTTTGTTCTGCAAATACAACTGCAGGTGTTCCCATACAGATGAGCACTACGATCATAAGAGAAATAATTTTTATTTTCATTGAACATCCTGCTCATTTATACTAAAATAAGCATACATGATTTATTTTGAGAACTTATTAGAGATTTCTTTTAATCGCATTTCAATTTTTTTTCAGATAAAAGAGAGATAGACTTAAAGAAATCAGATATATGGATTATATTCATTAAGAACCGATATTCATCACTATATTCGATTTTTGGTTTCTACTAAAACGCTGAAATATTTGTATTGAATCCGGGATTTATCTGCATTGAGGACTCATTTTTTCTGCTGATCTAATCAGGTCTATCATTAATTATTGTTAAGAATCGCTCATATCTCTTGCTTTGAGTTGCAAAAAATGCAACTCCAAGACAGGTATATATAACCAACAATTGAGTACACACCATGAAATCCAAGGAAAAAATACCGGTTAAAGAGAAAAAAACATTGAAAGCCGGAGTTAACCCAGCTCAGGAATCGGTTGAAAATCCAGATGCACCGGTCCAGGGCCCAATTGAAAATGCCAAAACCAAAGGAAAAAAGGGCGGTACTGATGGTAAAAATAAAAAAATATTCGACCTGGCACAAATGAAAGCAAATCAAATGAGTTCAAATATTAGGATTAAAGCACATCAGGTTTTAGCAGGTAACCGGAAGAAGTGATCAAAGATGAAAAGGGTCTTGGCACAAGGAATCGATGAATGAACAAGTAATTCCGGTATTTAATAATTTACTTACACCCTTCAGGAGGTCCATGTACAATTTATTTTTTGTAAACAACAAACATCCCTATATACAACTTCCTACATGTATTCCTATATTCTGATGTGAATCTCCCGATATTTTATAAGAATTTAAGGAATTTTTATGAAATAATTCATATCAGATTCCCGAGTTCTAAATTATTGTATAATGCAAAATCTTACGAATAATTCAGAGCCTTTGCATTATACAATGAATCACTAATGAACACATCTAGAAATAATTTTCATTTTAATTCGATTATTTCAGAGGTTGTTCATTCTACTCACATTACACGTTTCTATAGAGGATATTATTATGCAAAACTATGACACTCTCAAAATCAGCATCCAAAAGAGGAATGACAGTACTGCCGAAGAACACAAAATCGCAAATATAAAAAAGAAAAGAGCAAAACTGCTGAAACAGCAGAATGATATCAGGGAAGATACCCTCAAAAGCAGTTTAAAAATTCAAAAGATAAGCGATACTGTGGACCTCAATTTCATACCAGTATCACCATCATCTCAGGAACATTCGATTCCATCTGCAAATTTAACTTTTGGACATTTAAAACCCGTTGAACAGAGAAAACAAGATCCGATGGAATTTCAAAAGATAGGTGAATTTTCAACCAAAATTCCATTTGGATATCAAAACCCCGGAGGATCAGTATACAATAAGGTATCTGAACGTGTAAAGAACCTTCACCATGTACAATAATTTTTCATATGATCTGTAACAACAGTGAACTCCGGATACATATTTTGTCAATTATCGCTGATGTTATGGATCAAATGAATGGGTTTTGATACCAACAAAGGTATCTCCATTTTTTGGGTGAAGAGAGATTAAATGGGGGATTTCACCATTTCTTCAGTTCTACCGGGAATAAACCCCTCCCCCATTCCATCTTATTCTCAATACAGAGAGTTACATCATCCGGGGAAATTGAGTCTGCATTGGTTGGATCATTCAGGTATTCTGCCCGGAGCCTCATGATCTCATCTATAATGATTGCACTCTGGGTCCCGATAATTACCCGGTACCCGGATTTTACCATCCTGACAAAGAGCCGGGCAAGGTGTATCTGCTGGTCCGGGGTCAGATGCTCTTCGGGTTGTTCGATGATGAAGACCTCGCCCGGGATATGTCTGTATTTCAGCGAGAGAAAGATAGGGATGAGACTTGAAACATCAGGTGAAGTCTCATTTGGAGGAATGTCTCTATCACCGGTTCTGACCACGATCTCATACCTCCCTTCAGGATCAATAATAAGGTGGGAAGATGTCCTGATGAGATTGTTTTCATCTTCTTTCCAGGTTTCAGAGTCATAATGATCATTCCTGAATGAACAACCATCAAACTCCTCGAGGAGTTCATTTACGATAGGTGCATTTTGGGCAGGATCCAGTTCTTGATCATACACATTTGTAATTTCTCCCCGGTTTGTTGGGAGATACAATGAGTGAGGAAGATTTCCTTCAGAGATTGTGATCACCCATATCCCGATTGCTCCTGAAATAAGCGAACTAAATGCGGTTGTAGATGTTCCCGGCCTTGGAAGTTTTTTCGGTCCTTTGGCAAACAGTTCGAGAGGGAAGGGGCATTCTGATTCGCAAAATTTTAATTCGCCACTCTCGTTGGTTTTGAGATACGCCCCGGCTGTTTTTGATTTCAGGATTATTTCCGCAGCACGAGTTTTTGAACGTCGCAGATCCGAAGTTTCCACTCCTAAATATGATTCAAGCCGGTTCACCAGATTTCGTTCGTATACTTCTCTCAGAGCTGTCGTGGCAACAAGGTCAACTACGTTTTTATCAGGATACTGTTTTACTTTAGGTGCTCTTTTGAGATCCGGGATATTGGTTCCATAACTCTCGTGAAGGCGATAGAGCGTGTGGATGAACCTGAGAAGATAGAGATAGTCTGAATGTTCTGGTCCGGTGAGGATGGTCAGAGGTGTTATTGGAATCTCAGCCTGTTGATACGGGCCGATGTTTTTCAGGATCAGGGTGAGAGTCATGAGATTACCGTTGAAGGTGAGTTAGGGAATCAGGTACGAGAATTTGCCTATGTGCATCCGGTGTATGAGAACTGGCTGCCAACCGGGGGGTTATCCGGGGTAATAGGAACTATTGGTAAAGAATACGTTTCCATTTGAGATAATGGTCTTCTTTTATTCTCATATTTTAAAGAATTTTGTTATGGAAAAAACCATTGAATCCCAAGCGCTAAAATACAGGTTACACACCCAAAAATTAGTTGGGGCAGAGTATAATATTTTATTACTGTCTTAACATCATCACCGGTCTCCCGATGAATTAACCAGAAATATGGATCTGTCACGAAGCAAATAACTCCCGTTCCAGCAATAATAAGTAAAAATAATGATATCGGGTTTAATATTCCTGATATTTTTTCCTGTGCCATTAATAATGAGGTAAGTGATGCTGTAACAATTCTCGATCCTTGTGCAGTTTGAATAAGTGCAGCTAATAGAAATGGAACGATTATTAATGGAACTGTTTTGTAGATCAATCCAAGGGCATCATCGGCAAATGATGTCTGTTGTATAACATATCCCAGGGCACCTGCTCCGCAGATATCAAAAATAATAACACCGGCATGTTTTGCACCAAGAACAAACCCGGTCCATCTCTCATCAGGTTTTGTAACTACAACTGCTGTTATCATTCCTGATAGCATAAAAAACTGTACAAGACTAAGGTGATCAAGATTAAATACGAAAATTCCAATAAAAATGCTAATGATTAATACGATAAACGGAGCCCATGCCTTTGGATGAAATTTCTCATGATATTTGGGAAAAAGTTCTAATTCCTCTAGTGTGATGGTTTTCAAAAATTTTTTCTGCATATACATAACCATTATACCAAGAAAAATCAGGGCAATGGGTATCGCAACCAAATTATAGATAATAGGGGAAAGATGAGATGAAAAATTCTCAAATAATGAGAGGGTAATTGGTGTTGGATAGACATATGCAATTCCAAGAACACTTCCAATTGCAATCAGGTATAATAGGGCTGATTGCTTTTTTCTATCAGAAGTGAAATTTTCCATCATTGGAGATAAAACTAAAAATGATGTTATCGGGCAGGTTGATGGAATTGCGAGAGCAAAACCTGACAAAGAAGATAAAATTGATGGATTTTTAATAATTTGTCGTATATCAGAGATTATTTCCTGAATGAACCCCTGTTCGATAAGATATTTAGCCATTACCGAACCTGCAAGGATTGGGATTCCAAAACTATTAAAAATCAATGCAGATCCCTGGGAAATTTGAACCAATACAGCGTTTAAACTGGTTCCCATAGCTAACCCAAAAACCAAGGCACCCCCGGTTAAGGTAAAAAACGGAGGCATTTTATTTTTTATTCCGATTATTGAGATTAGGATAATCACCAAAAGAAATACGAGAAGTGAATACATGAATGATTAATCAAATGTAAAAAGGTAATAAGTTTCTTTAGTTATAAAAAAAATCAATTTTTTTAAGTAGAAAATTTAATACCCATATGCTCCTTTTTTTGTACTAAAAAGTCAGGGTGAGAGTCATGAGGTTACCGTTTGACATAAGTGATTTCAACCTAGGTCATTTCATTTCAGAGCCGAATTAGTCAACGTGCTCAAATTTTTGTAAAATGATGAAGATATTTCCCTCTATTATATGAGAATTAACATATGAGTGACCCAAGCGTACAATAACTAATAAATCTTTATTGAACCATATTTTCAAATTTCATTTATATAAGTTTAAAGACTAGATTTTCTTATC is part of the Methanospirillum lacunae genome and harbors:
- a CDS encoding chemotaxis protein CheW yields the protein MGKLLIDEEISENLDPGSSMRSIRTNSSRSRMNGAEQVVEFVIGNELFAVDLFDTREVITTPEVTPIPNAPCFITGMIDLRGVITTIIDLRVMMNITHESTGKKRSRVIVLDKTVSEKMIGILVDDVHSVTTYTKEDIDQDAHSSHESHRDIIGVIRKKRKDSRGKEKSVLVIWLDIKKMIKKIEKDL
- a CDS encoding HAMP domain-containing methyl-accepting chemotaxis protein, whose translation is MDWLDNIKIGKKLIGSFIVIVLIMIIIGTVGYLGIVSIDSRLNEMYDEQLIPTDNIETINAHVWELRGDVYKYMSIDDAREKTLKTVNENTAIVESDIKKYEQFAVTDEEKNSYNDIVQAWGSYHNAINNSIKNVDDGKIDDVKESLSTGELTASRQATSDALKNVIAQNLKKAKKLNDDSEVAVAEIIIQMVCAIILSIVIALTLGFLITKSITVPLARGVSLIQEMSLGHLGNRLNLERKDEIGELTKVMDSFSDDLQNVIVSSMKKVGLGDLSVTITPKDENDEISPAMINMVESIRGLVSEAKMLSQAAIEGNLRIRGDTNRFQGGYKEVLQGFNATLDSVINPVNEAMRLSNSYADGDFTDEISEKIPLKGDFIQFKEALNKIGIQISSAIGGVKDGVESLSAGMEETNASAEEVASTSSMLAQSSNSVSVLAEKSGSGVKQTLTAMDDLSNTVSSVATKAEQASTMAKQTVDLSEKGVMLAGKAEKGMEGIMQSVDETSVIITDITSQMDEIGKIVEVITGIAEQTGLLALNAAIEAARAGDAGMGFAVVADEVKSLALESQKSAENIATIIGNLQKKSQKVSESMKVSASEVKSGNEAVSATLNVFNEIVQAINIVHNNMTEVAGATEEQAAAVEEITASVHEVGGLVQQTAKEAVDSAAATEEVTASIDQITRAISEASASIQRISVEMSKFTTS
- a CDS encoding PAS domain S-box protein, with protein sequence MDGIYEKIIHALSGERKPLMIKIIAEKCCLHPQTVARKLETLEALGRVRKIQMGHAKKYYLVDTMPISNLIDISSDFILILNTNHTIQYISKSAEKILSLQSRKIIGEQLESLHLDIFSTPQVLSGLQNFSREKVFKTEIEYVVNETTFWYQISIMALSLNINSISIAIIASDITTKREAEQKLKDSEARYRLISENTTDVIWLLDTTTFRLLYVSPSIFDLTGFESKDLTGICLKDMVNHPQELKLLQSFPERIEKFLAGDESAKVCMDESELIRKTGSIIPVEMVTTLLINEDGTITRILGVTRDITERKRSENALRKTHEQALVLGEILKHSFQPIIVLNPDLSIDYCNRSFEYLIGYNMEELIDMSRTNRTGYEKWVTIARNIVQQVHEKDHPVTCEYSIKRPDGTDVHLEISTHMIFNKEGDVIRYYAIISDITERIQTDGQNKSYLVELKGLIQDRTYSLQEEIKARILAESEFRINEERYKQVAETSGTWVWEIDKHGTYTYSSDVGTRIIGYSPDEVIGRKYYDFFHPESRKELITILRSVSLRHECIRFFQIDLVHKNGSIIRVESNGLPIFNNEGVFSGYRGTMIDITDNFQMEHALVENRKYYRSLFENAPVPLILVDAQTLTILEGNKAASLFFGYSLDELVGQKPHILTIKPGLGVDNLYNHFEMNQKSENDAYEVIYLKSNGILWTGTASLSYIDVSGKNCIMYALQDSVKS
- a CDS encoding ABC transporter substrate-binding protein, whose protein sequence is MKIKIISLMIVVLICMGTPAVVFAEQNKTVTITDLIGRTVDIPETVHHVAALSGPGPEKVFLLGGIDKLALVPPFYKGNSWATKIIPGIKNIPSDSIDDPSIEGLLNQSIDVVLFCDYPKPIEKMTDAGIPVVVTLATTPETEPQSIDEFKDNFKKDISIYGDVLGPDAKAKAKKFNTYFDEKVNPILNITSSIPENEKPKVYYVRGPDALTTHGKNTNTAWLVSMAGGHLVSDQLQDMMPKVSIEQVISWNPDIIVMGRVNSTSLIMDDPKWKDIKAVKEGKVYTNPDGVMSWDYSSEGVLLLEYLAKMFYPDKFSNIDMIKEIKEFYSTFYNYSLTDDEADRILNHLSPA
- a CDS encoding AAA family ATPase, whose product is MTLTLILKNIGPYQQAEIPITPLTILTGPEHSDYLYLLRFIHTLYRLHESYGTNIPDLKRAPKVKQYPDKNVVDLVATTALREVYERNLVNRLESYLGVETSDLRRSKTRAAEIILKSKTAGAYLKTNESGELKFCESECPFPLELFAKGPKKLPRPGTSTTAFSSLISGAIGIWVITISEGNLPHSLYLPTNRGEITNVYDQELDPAQNAPIVNELLEEFDGCSFRNDHYDSETWKEDENNLIRTSSHLIIDPEGRYEIVVRTGDRDIPPNETSPDVSSLIPIFLSLKYRHIPGEVFIIEQPEEHLTPDQQIHLARLFVRMVKSGYRVIIGTQSAIIIDEIMRLRAEYLNDPTNADSISPDDVTLCIENKMEWGRGLFPVELKKW
- a CDS encoding GntP family permease — encoded protein: MYSLLVFLLVIILISIIGIKNKMPPFFTLTGGALVFGLAMGTSLNAVLVQISQGSALIFNSFGIPILAGSVMAKYLIEQGFIQEIISDIRQIIKNPSILSSLSGFALAIPSTCPITSFLVLSPMMENFTSDRKKQSALLYLIAIGSVLGIAYVYPTPITLSLFENFSSHLSPIIYNLVAIPIALIFLGIMVMYMQKKFLKTITLEELELFPKYHEKFHPKAWAPFIVLIISIFIGIFVFNLDHLSLVQFFMLSGMITAVVVTKPDERWTGFVLGAKHAGVIIFDICGAGALGYVIQQTSFADDALGLIYKTVPLIIVPFLLAALIQTAQGSRIVTASLTSLLMAQEKISGILNPISLFLLIIAGTGVICFVTDPYFWLIHRETGDDVKTVIKYYTLPQLIFGCVTCILALGIQWFFP